The sequence below is a genomic window from Methylotuvimicrobium sp. KM2.
TACGCTGGATACTTTGCCTGATGTCGGGATTCTATTGAAGCTTGACTCGACTTGGCAAAATGCAAAGCCTTAGGCATACTTTACCAATCAATCGAGTAGCGAGGAACAAATAATGGACGAAAAGAAACCGGTCAGTGCCTTTATCGTAGGACTTTTTTTATTTTTAGGACTGTTCTCGCTAGGTTACTTACTGAGTCATGCCGCGATTAAATTCAAAGAATATGAACGTAGCGTCACTGTTAAAGGATTGTCGGAACGAGAATTTTCTGCTGATATCGTGATATGGCCGATCCAATTTACGGTTGCGGATAACGAGCTTAGCTTACTTTACGAGGCTCTTGAAAAAAACACGGAAACGATCAAAGCTTTTCTGAAAAAATCCGGTGTTGCCGAAGGTGAAGTCTCTGTCTCAACTCCCTCCATCACCGATAAGTCCGCGCAAAGTTATCAAAATAGCGGAAATGTCGAATTTAGATACAGCGCAATACAAACCGTCACAGTTTACTCCGCAAATGTGGATCAAGTTCGTTCCGCTATGAACGGCTTATTGGCATTGGGTAAAAAAGGCATTGTCTTTACGGCGCAGGATTACCAAAATCGAACTGAATTCTTATTTACGCAACTCAATCAAATAAAACCTGAGATGATTGAAGAGGCGACTACCAAAGCCCGTGAAGTCGCAGAAAAATTTGCCGAAGACTCCAGCAGCAAACTCGGCAAGATTAAACGAGCGTCACAAGGACAATTTTCTATCGAACCTCGCGATACGAACAATCCGCATATAAAAAAAATACGAGTCGTTTCAACGATTGAATATTATTTATCGGACTAATTTTTTTTGCTTTATGCCTTCGCGCGATGATCAATAAATGACTCCTAACAATACCCTTCGTAGATCAAAATTCGGCACAGGGGGCCCGCCAAAGGACGCCGTGAATACGTCCATGTAGGCTCTTTGCCAGCCCCCCCCCCTGTGCCTCCTTAGGCACTGCCGAAATTTGAAGTGCGAAAGGTATAATCAAAGCCAGATGGATGCGTATTAAGGCATTTTCTAGCGTGTCGCGCCGAAGTTCGACTCAAAAAGGGTATGACCTTTCATCATCGCCATAATATGGCGTCATCATCACTCACGGTAAATACAGGAATGTTAAAAAAATATTATTTAGGTTTATCTAGTTTATTATTAGTATTCTGTTTCTTTCATGGCAATGATCTGATTGCCGGCCCTAAGGAAGATTTTCAAACTTGGGGCACTGTTACGGCTATTGGAAGCCTAGATGCAATCGATCCCGATCTTTCAAAGTACCGATATTGGCTGGAGGGCCAGGGTCGATTCGGCAACGACACGTCGCAAGTTTCGCAAGGCATGCTGCGAACCGGTTTAGGCTACGCCCTCAGTGAAACACTGACTATGTGGCTTGGTTATGCGTTTATACCGACAGAAGAGCCCTTTGTAAGTGATCCCTTCGATGAACATCGTATTTGGCAGCAACTGTTATGGAACCAACCGTTTTCTTTCGGAACATTCAGCAGTCGTAGTCGCTTAGAGCAACGGTTCATGCAAATCGGTAACGATGTCGGTTGGCGTTATCGTCAATTGTTTAAAATATCACTGCCTTTGGCTTTTGCACCAAACTTTAGCTTGGTCGGGACTAACGAAGTTTTTATCGACATTAATAAAACTGATTGGAAATCTGTGAACGGTTTCGATCAAAACCGAGCCTTCGCCGGCATTGGGTATAATTTTGATGAGCACATCAGAACCGAAATCGGCTATATGAATCAATATATCTATAAAGCCACTGCTCAAGATTTTATGAGTCACATCATTTCAATCAATTGGTATCTTAATTTCTAGCTTGATACCGATATTAACGTATATATGAGGAGTTGGTGGTGCTGGATTTCTCGACGAACCTACTTCTCATCCTCTAAGGATCTCGTAACAAATAGCTTCCTTTAGCTATGTGCTTTGTAGCGGGTTCGGCAACTCGCTTGACAGGACGCCGTGAATACATTCCGTGTAGGCTTGACGGCGGCTTTCCCTGCCGCCGACACCTGTCAATCGAGCTACCGAACCTGCCTGCCCTATATTAAAAATAGGGAAGTTATTTATAACCGAATCCTAAATATGGGGAAGAATGCTCAAAATGGGTGGATTAACCAACTGGTATCAATCGAAAAAAGTCAGTAGATTAGTAAAAATAGTGTTTTCTTGAGATGCCTGAGGAATTTCGACCATTTTACCGGGCTCCATAATTAGCGCAGTAATCGAAAATTCCGAAAGCAAGCGTTTTTTTACCGAAACCGCATCTTGAGAGTTAGAGAAAGGCCCTGCAATCACCCTTGTAGCAAAGGCATGTGCCGGAATTGGAGGACCTTGATGATTCAGCATGGCCGCGAATTGTCGAGCCTCTTTCTCGTTTGGTAATGTTGCTACGCTCAGTTTCCATGCATCGACATCGATTTCTTTGGGAATCGGCCGTTTAAACTTGATCGAAGGACGCGATATGGTCAAATAAAAATCATCTATATGGCCTTTTAAAATAGGTGTTAAAACGCCATCGGAGCGCTCGATTGCCGCGTGAACTTTATCCCAATCGATCGATCGACCGGATTCATGTTCAATTTTTTGCAAACGCGCCATCAAATCCTGAACAAGTCGATTGACTTGTTTCGGATCTTTATGGGTAGGCGGATAAGCTTGCAAAAAAAGCGTATCGCCATCCCATGCTGTTAAAAAAGGTTGATTGACAATCCTAACCTGTGAGCCGACAGCGACATGCCGAAATAGCTTTGCAATGTCTTCAGGATAAAGCCGTACACAGCCATGACTGACTTCCATGCCGACGCCATAGGGTTTATTGGTGCCATGGATCAGATAACCGGGAAAACCTAAGCGTAAAGCATAGTCCCCAAGCGGATTGTTCGGGCCGGCGGGGACGACTCTAGGCAAAGGATCGCCTTTTTTAGCATGCTCGCGCCTGATCGACTCGGGAACAGTCCAACTAGGTTTCGCAGTTTTCGCAGTAATTCGGGTCAAGCCTTGCGGCGTTTCCCATCCTTCCCGGCCTATACCAACCGGATAAGTAAATACTTTATTAGCGTTTTTTTGGTCGTATAAAAAAAGCCGCTTAGCCGCTAAATTCAACACAACGCCTTTTCGAGGCGCTTCGGGGATAATGAATCGCAATGGCAAACGAACTGTACTGCCCGGCTCCGGTAACCATGGGTCTAAGTTAGAATTGGCTCGGGTTATTTCGTCATAACCCAAACCGAAATGCCGACCGATTACCAACAACGAGTCTTTTTCATCGGTTTCTATTTGCGCAGCAACACCAATAATTGATTGGCTATCGAATAAAGGAAATTCCCTAATCGGTGAAAATTCGACTGAGGATACAGTATCCGGTCCACGCAAAAGCTGACAAGAACACAATAAATAGAACGACATGCCTATAAAAAGGCGCTTGAATACATTAATGTTTATCGTCATATACATTTAGAAGCGGATGAATCACCCTCTTTTTTGTAACTCGGCCACCGAAATACCGCTCATCCATTCTTTGATTCGATTAGAATCGCCAACCGGCGTCAATTGCCCCCATGAATTGAGTAATACAACGATCGTTGGTCTGTTATTTATCCAGGTTTGCATGACGAGGCACTTGCCGGACTCATTGATAAAACCGGTTTTCGATAGACCGATTTTCCAATTAGGATTTTTAGTCAGAATGTTGGTATTGTTATATTTAAGCATTTGCTTACCGACTTTTTGAGTATGACTTTCTGTAGTCGTCATCGTTCTAATCAATGGGTATTTAGTCGCGTAGGCGACAAGCTTGGCTAAATCCCTCGCTGTTGACTTATTCTCTGTATACAAACCGGTAGGATCGCGAAAACGAGTATTTTTTAATCCGAGAGCCCGCGCCTTACGATTCATGGCCTTGACAAAAGCGGGTTTACCGCCGTGATAGGAGCGGGATAAAGCGGAAGCCGCACGGTTGTCGGACGACATCAGCGCCAACCTCATCATTTCTCTTAGCGTTAATGTTGTTCCGACAGGTAAACGCGAACGGCTGTGACGCAATGTGTCGATATCCTGTTTCGAAATTGTAATGGATTTATTTAAGTTAGGCTTGGAATCAAGCAACACCATTGCCGTCATCAATTTGGTAATGGAAGCGATAGGCATGACATTTTGCGATTTTTTCTCGTAAAGAATCATTCCCGTTTCTTGATCCATGACAATCGCTGCCGATGATTTTAGGGATAAGTTTTTTCCTGACGCGTTTACGGAAAATACCGTGAACATTAACGTAACAATGGCGATTACAGCGAAGGAATTTTTAAACATTTTTTTCATGTGCAGCGATAATTAATCAGGAAAATAAATCGGTACGATTCAATTATAGGTATTATTCGTAATGATTAAAGTCAATAAATTAATTTCTTAACTTTACCTTAACTATTACAATAATTTTAGAAGGGCCATTCTAACGCTGTATCAAGCTCAGTTAAAGCCCGATTGCTAACGAAACAGATCTTTGCGGCTCTATGATCCTGGCTTATCGCTAGAAGGAATGTTGATTCCTTTACAATTGTCCAAGGTAGAAGAAGCTAAAGCGCATTTTTCAATCAAAAACACAGCTGTTATTGACCTTGATGGCAAAGGCAGGATGCGTTCTCTGCCATCGGTCGCGGCTGATAATCAAATTGTCTTCGTATTCCTGTTTGATATGAATATGAGCATAAATTCGTTGGGCTTTTTTATAACGAGGCCTGATTAAAGCATTTAGGGTTTTGATTGCCAATTGTTTTTTAAAAGCCTCCGCTCTTATTTCGCTAGAAAAAACACCTAATGAAATATCTCCCTTAACTTCGCCTTTCCGGAACAGCCAATAATCGGTAATTCCTTTTTGTTTCAAAAGTTCAACATTTTCCAATGATTGTTCATAAGTTTCACCGGCCGGCAAGTACACCATGTAATCGCTAATCTTTTGCTCTTCTCGGCGCACCGATTTGATCGAAGCGGAATTGATGCCCGTCTGTTTTCGCCAGCTGTAAAATTGCTGCATCGTATCGAACGGCCCGGCCTCATAACACATACTGGACTCAACCTTGTTTTTTTTAGGCGCCATTTCTTGTTTTTTAACAATCGGGGCGTTTGCGGCGTCAATGTCGGTTCCGCCAAGTTCTTGTTTGGCACGACGATTGGTTTCATCCGAAATACTGGTTTTTGGGGGTGTTGGAGTTGCCTTAGTCAAGGCTATCGAAGCATCGTTGAAAGCAAGAATGGGGGGTGATTTTTTTGGCCGGGTTTGAGATATCTGATGTGAAACGAAATGCATATCGAGCCATTCGGCCAACAGCAAACTGGACCTGACCCCCGAAGAAGGCGCTAAACTATAATCTGAAACGAATATAGCACTGCGAATCGATTGCTCAATCGCCGTACCGGCGGCACACCATGATAACCCGGATTGCGCTTGCTTAAGGCTCGGTGAGTCGTTTAGTTCCGAAACCAGGATAATTTGCTCTCTTGTATCCGCTGAATTAATGAGAACATCACGCTCCAATGAAATAGTGCCTGAATGATATTGCCATAAAAAAAAAGTGATATTGAGCATTATTAGCAATAAGGCCAAAAGTTTCATAGCTTATTCCGCGAGAATCAATGACAAGCCTTTTAAGACCAAGTCCGGTACAACACAAGATACATTATCAAGATGAGGGGCAATATCGCCCGCGTCTCCACCGGTTAAAACTAACTTAGGATTTCGTGATAAATAACGTCCTGGAACTATGAGTTTTTTTGAGGGTTCGGTAACTCGATTGACAGGGCGCCGTGAATACTTCCGTGTAGACTTGACGACGGCTTTCCCTGTTTCTGACACCTGCCGATCGAGCAAGCGATCTCTCTGTAAAATGGGTAAGTTATTTACGGCTAAATCCTTAACAGGCTTGTTTAAATCTGCTATCAAGCTCTTAATCATACCGATGACGGCATAAAGGGCGCCATTATCAATAGCATCGCTCGTATTTCGAGCCAAGACCGGTAAACCGCTTTGTGCGGAAAGCTGTAAATTGGCCGTGCCATTTGACAGCGAATGCTTCATTAAGGTTAAACCCGGACAAATGAGCCCTCCCAAATGACAACCGTTGCGGTCCATTACATCAATGGTAATGGCGGTCCCGCAGTCGACGATACAGACCGGTTCCGACCAGTAATGCCTGGCCGCTATTAGACACAGCCAACGATCCACGCCCAGTTTTTCCGGAAATTCATAAGCATTCCGAACACCATACGCTTCGGCTACGGAATGAGCTTGTATTATGGACATAGAAGGCCACAGGTCCAGAGCAATTGTCTTGACTTGATCTAATACGGCATTCGAAGCCACGCAGGAAATAGCCATACGCCGCGGCGATTTCGGCAAGGCTCGCCAAGTGGAAAACAACCGGGCTTCAAAATCACTATCTTGATGAATAACAGGCACTCCCGGTTCTAAACGAATATCGTTATATCCCCACTTTACACGAGAGTTACCGATATCGACCAATAAGTCCATTCGGTCAATTCTTGCTAAAACTTACTTCGCCGGATGCAAAACAACAGGCTTTGCCGTCGGCAATCATTAAACGAAACAGGCCATTATCGTCGATTCCTCCAGCATTGCCTGTTATTGCAGAATCGCCATGATAGATAACGACAGGACGGCCTTCCAGGCAATCGTAAGATCGCCATTCATCTAAATAAGGTTTTAAGCCATGGTTTTCGTAATCGGCAAGTATCGGCAATAATTCATTCAACAACGTTCCTGCTAAACGATTTCTCGAAATGGATATCCCTCCCATAATCCGAGTCAAATCGATCCAAGCTTGATCGATCATTGCCGCTTCACGATCCGGCATATAAATATTCAACCCGATACCGATCACAGCCGCGCAAGGCCCATGAGTCTCCCCGGTCACTTCGATTAATATCCCGCCTAATTTATGTTCCTGCCAATAAATATCGTTCGGCCATTTTAAACCGATACCGGATAAACCTAAGGATGCCAAGGCCCTGATCACGGAAACGCCGACAGCAAGACTCAAGCCTGAAATAGCGGACGGGCCGTTGTGAAAGTGCCACAAGAGCGACAGGTAAATATTTGAACCGAACGGCGAGACCCAGGACCTACCTCGCCGGCCTTTACCTGCAGTTTGAAACTCAGCTAAACAAACCGCCCCGGATCGGGCTGCGCATTTAGCTTGATTGATCAAATGGTTATTCGTTGAATCAAGCCGGTCATGGATGTTTAAATCCGAAATGCTCAAGCGAACACTCTCCATCAACACGGATTCGATTTTTTCACTGCTTAAAAATTCGATCGGGCGTTCTAGGCGGTAACCCTTGCCGCTCACTGCGATGGGCTCCAAGCCTAGTTCGGTTAAACTGTGTAACTGTTTCCAAACCGCCGATCTGCTCACACCGAGAGTATCGGCTAAAATAGAACCCGAATGAAATTCGCCGTCGGCAAGGATCCCCAGAATTTTTTTTTGTTGATCGGTAATTGTCACTGCACAGTAAAAATAGAATTATCGTTTTATCCGCCAAAATAATTAAGGACTTCGTGAAAGCCCCTAAAGTCAACACTACGGCTCTTTATTCTCGCGGAGTTTTTGCATTTGCCTTTTAACGACATGCCTAATCAACAACTCCCGGTCTTGCTCCTTCATATTGATATAATCGACACCAATAATATGAGAATAAATGCCTTCAGGATTCTTTTTGGGCTTGCAATAAATAACTCTTCCATAAGTGACAATGACAGCCATACACGAAACCAATAGCATTTTAATTTCCAGATAATCACCAACTGCCAAGACCTCCGCACACTCGAAAGCCAATCCGGATGCGCTTAAATTAGCGTTGCGAGTATCCTTCTCTTTAAAATCGGTGCCTTGCATCATTATCGCCTGAGCAATCAAATCAATTTTACTTTCAATTAATTTCAAATAATCGGCTACATCCGGCACAGTCCGATCGAGCCGATGCATCATGATACGGGATTCTTGTGAAATTAATTCCAAAGCGGCGGACAACGAACAGTTGCCCAGCACATTATCGCTCATATGACTAGCCGGCGAGGCGGTCGCTTCATCTACTTTTTTATAGTAAAGATTAACTTGATCATCAATGCGAAAAAAACGCCGTCTATCTTTATCCCGATTCATTTAAATTTCCTGGAAATGAAATATATTTTTTGGATGCATCGACTTCGCCACCCCCTAATATTACTCGACAAACTCTTGACCTGCTTCGTCGGCGCCTGGTTCTACTTGCACGATAACGATCTCGACTCTTCGATTAAGCGCCCGGTTTTCGGGGGAATCGTTAGGTACTAACGGTCGGGTATCGGCATAACCCTGGATGACGAGTCGTGACGGTTCGGTTCCTGGTTGATCCAGCATGAAATGAGAAACGGTTACGGCACGAGAGGCAGACAATTCCCAATTCGAGCGATACATCTGCGTTCTAATCGGTCTGTCGTCTGAATGACCCGACACCAGAACTTTTCCGGGCGATTCGTTAACCGATGCGGTAATTTTAGTCAATACGGGCTCAAATCCGGTATTGAGCACCGCACTACCGGATGGAAACGATCCTTTTTCGCTAATGCGAATAATGATTTTTAGATTTTCCGTTTCCACCGAAACCAAACCCATCTTGATTTCTTCTTTTAAATCCTCTCTGATTTTTTCTGCCTGCTCCTCAATTTCGGCCTGTGTCAATTCCATTAGCTGTTTTTTTGCCGCTTCCAAGTTCGGCGAATCCTGCATAGTCGTCTGCTTGACTTCCTCTAGCGGAGTGGGCTCGGTCGGTGCCGGCGAAAAATGCTGGGCGATAATACTGGTCCCCATTGGAATATCGTATGCCGGCACATCCTTCTGTACGCCAAAAGCATTGATCATCGAATCAGCCATTTTTTTAAACTTGATGGTATCCATGGTTGCAAATGATAACAACAACACAAAGAAACACATCAGCAACGACATTAAGTCGGCAAAGGTCGTCAACCATGCGGGTGCTCCGACCGGGGGGCATTTGGGGCATTCATCAGCCATTTTTCACCTATTCATTGTCGGTTTTTCGCTTTTTATCGGAAATATAGGAATTCAACAAAGACTCTAGAACCTTAGGATTCATACCTTCTTGTATGCCGGAAATCGTTTCTAATATAAGTTCTTTATTGGTTTTTTCATAAAGCATCACCTTAGCTAGCTTGTCGACGATCGGGAGCGCGAAACAGTTTGCCACTAACGCACCGTAAAGTGTTGTCAGTAAAGCGACGGCCATCGCAGGACCGATACTCGACGGATCGGACATGTTTGCGAGCATCTGCACCAAACCAACCAACGTTCCGATCATACCCATTGCCGGCGCTAAATCGCCGACTCCTTTCCACATATCTTGACCTACTTCATTGCGCGATATCATTTGGTTAATTTCTTGAGACAGCATTTTTTTTACAAAAGCAGGATCATGCCCATCGACACAAAGATTGATACCTTTTCTCATAAATTCGTTTTCAATAGTCTCATTTTCCAAGGCCAGTAGACCGTTTTTTCGAGCGACATCGGAAAGCCTTACGGCTTCTTCGATTAACACTGCGGGGTCTTCCCTTTTGTTTAGAAAAGCTTTTCCTAAAACACCGAAAGACCTTAAAAAATCGGATATAGGAATACGCATCAACGATACGCCGAAAGTACCGCCTATGACGATTAATATGGAGGGTAGATTTACAAATAACATAACATCGCCGCCGGTAGCAATGGCGGCTGTAATAATCCCTATGCCCAATAAAAAGCCGATTAACGACGCTATATCCACATTTAACCTCTTCGTAATAATGGATAATCAATCAGAACATTGAACAAACTCATTTGAGTCGCCCCCCCTTTTTTATACCCTCGCAGATCAAAATTCGTCGCTGAAGTAACCGCGAAAGTCAAGAGATAGAATACAAAATTTGCCCTCAATGATTCAAAACGGGATATCGTCATCAAAATCGTCGTAAGGCGGAGGCGCTGAGTTTGAGGGTGTTGTTGATTGAGGCCTAGATTGAGCTGGAGCCGAGTTCTGTGACGAATAAGCGCCTTGATTATCGGAATAATTGGCGGTACCGCCGCTTCGGCTTCCCAGCATATGCATTTCGTTAGCGATAATTTCTGTCGTGTAGCGGTCTTGCCCGTCTTGGCCCTGCCATTTTCGTGTTTGCAAGCGACCTTCAACATAGACCTGGCTGCCTTTTTTTAAATATTCGCCGGCAATTTCGGCAAGCCTTCTAAAAAAAACTACGCGATGCCATTCGGTAGACTCTTTCCGCTCGCCGGTTTGTCTATCTTTCCAACGCATTGTCGTGGCTAGACTAATATTTGTTACCGCTTCGCCACTAGGCATATAGCGAACTTCGGGGTCGGCCCCGAGGTTGCCGATTAATGTTACTTTGTTTAGCATGTTTTCTCCGAAAAACGATTGAGCAAAAAATATAGATTCTCAAGGGAAACTTTACATTTGGAAAACCGATACCAACCTGAGTATTTATCGCGAAATCCTTAAGGATTTCGTGAAAAATAACTTCCTGGAGCTATGGGTTTTGGCGGGTCCGCGCGTCCCATTTTATACCTTTCACGCTTCAAATTTCGGCAGTGCTTTAGTAGGCGCCGGGGTACTCGGTCCCTCACCTAACAGTAGGTGAGGGACCAGCATGGAACTCGCATAGAGCCTACATAGACGCATTCACGGCGTCCTTGCGGACACCCCTATGCCGAATTTTGATCTACGATGGGTACAAATTTAGATTAAAACTTAAAATAAATAGCAAAAATCAGTTGAATTATCAGGAATCGAACTGAGTTATCGAATACTGTAAACGATCTTTATCCAATAAACGATTATCGACTTTAAGATAAACCACCCCTTCGCCGAAATGCAGCTTCACTTCCTCAACTCCGGTAACCCTGAGGATCTCTTCAGTGAGTTGCTCGGCTTGAACTCGGGTAAGATTGCTAATGGAAATCAGCATATTGGCAAGATAACGCGGCGGTTTCATTGTAAAAGATACTACCAACCAACTCGCTCCCGCTACAGCACTCATGATAAAAACAGCGCTACCGCCGAATTCGCCATAACTCCAGCCTCCAAGCGCACCGCCTAAAAATGCCCCTAAAAATTGAGAAGTCGAATAAAAACCCATGGCCGTTCCTTTCATGTCGCCCGGTGCGGTTTTAGAAACCAATGAAGGTAACGTGGCTTCGAGCAAATTGAAACCGCAAAAAAACAACCAAAGAAAAACAACGATCCCGGTCAAGCTTTGATGAAAGTACTGTAAACCTAATTCAGATACAACGATAACAGCAATCGCACCGATAAAAACGGGTTTCATTTTACGCTTTTTTTCAGCCAAAATAATAAAAGGTACTGCAGCCAACAATGAAACGATAAACACAGGCAAATAAACTTGTCCATGTTGACTGCCGCCTAATCCGGCATCCCTCATCAATAGTGGAATGGCAATAAAACTGGCCGTTAATATCAAATGTAGAATAAAGATACCGTAATTGAATCTTAGCAGCTCGGCATTTTTTAACACATGCTTTATCTGGCCCGGAATCAGTTCGGCATCGCGGTGAACTTTTGATTGTATCGGGTTCGGAACAATATAAACGATGACGATTATTGCCGCTAACGAGAGCAGCGCCGTCAACCAGAAAATACCTTCAACACCGACATAACCGGCAAGGACAGGTCCTATAGAGATCGCGATGCCGAACGAAACGCCAATACTGATACCGATCAAGGCCATCGCCTTCGTCCTATGGACCTCCTGAGTCAAATCGGCGACCAAGGCCATAATGACTGCGGCGATGGCTCCTGAACCTTGCAATGCCCTGCCGAATAACACGCCGTAAATCGTCGTCGACATCGCCGAAAGCACGCTGCCGGCTGCAAACAACAATAAGCCCAGGATAATTAATTTTTTTCGCCCAAAGCGGTCGGACATTAGCCCGAAAGGGATTTGTAATAATGCCTGACTTAATCCATAAATACTGACCGATAATCCGATTAAAAGCGGCGTGGAACCTTCCAAATGCTCGGCAAATAATGGCAATACCGGCATAATCATAAACAATCCCAACATCCTTAATGCGTAAATGCCCGCCAATGAACCGGTTGCTCGTTTTTCCAGCAATGTCATTGGGCTGGTAATATCCTGCATTTGTGCCAAAACACTTATCTCCTGAATAAAGTACGCTATCGAAAACTATAAAGAATGGATGGCTAATCGAAATTTAACAGCCTTACACTGCGAAGTACCAATTAACATCGTTAACCGACACACAATGCCGGCTATTATAACAACGGTTGCTTGAGCAGTCTGTTTGAAATTAGCCTTGAGAAATCAAGGGTAAGGAAAGGGGGGCGCTAAAGTGCGTCTCATAGCATGCTATAAAAAGAATAGACGAATCCTAGGCAATCGAAAAGTAAGGGAGCTTGGGGGTATCTCGGCAGCATTAATCTCGTGCTTTTCGTGAGTTTGCTGCCGTTTTTAGATCAAATAATCATGAGACGTAATGATGTCGATGCAGTGTACCGCAATTGACAAAACGACTGATTAAACGGGATTCCACGATAGGCACTTCCGTGTGCCGCTACCTCGATAATCGTTACTGTGAAAGTACAATGCCGGCTCCGAAGAGGGTGCGGTTGCTCGATCGACAGGCGTCGGCGGCAGGGAAAGCCGCCGTCGAGCCTACATGGACGTATTTACTCAGCACCTAAATTATCTATGTAATCAATCATGGCCAATAGGCTATGGAATTTAGGTGCTGGATTTAGGTGCTGGGTTTACGGCGTCCTGTCGGGCGAGTGACCGCCCCCACCACAGCTCGCATTTTCATTTGCCGGGGCGATTGCCTGGCCTTCATGAACGTTACGGTCGGCGAAATTTATTCCAGGTTCGCATGCCGCGATCTCATTTCTTCTTCTGGAATGCCTTTTTCGTGGATGACATGAGAGATGGTCGCTTCCAGAAATGCCAATGTGGAAAGTTCGAAAACCGTTCCCATTGGCATGCCGATAACCTTGCCGTACTGTTCCGGGCTACCGACTCTAAACACGGCATCGGCCATGTCGCCGATTGTCGACTCGCTTTTCGCTGAAATCAGCACGATTTGTGCGC
It includes:
- a CDS encoding SIMPL domain-containing protein (The SIMPL domain is named for its presence in mouse protein SIMPL (signalling molecule that associates with mouse pelle-like kinase). Bacterial member BP26, from Brucella, was shown to assemble into a channel-like structure, while YggE from E. coli has been associated with resistance to oxidative stress.); this translates as MDEKKPVSAFIVGLFLFLGLFSLGYLLSHAAIKFKEYERSVTVKGLSEREFSADIVIWPIQFTVADNELSLLYEALEKNTETIKAFLKKSGVAEGEVSVSTPSITDKSAQSYQNSGNVEFRYSAIQTVTVYSANVDQVRSAMNGLLALGKKGIVFTAQDYQNRTEFLFTQLNQIKPEMIEEATTKAREVAEKFAEDSSSKLGKIKRASQGQFSIEPRDTNNPHIKKIRVVSTIEYYLSD
- a CDS encoding DUF2490 domain-containing protein, producing the protein MTFHHRHNMASSSLTVNTGMLKKYYLGLSSLLLVFCFFHGNDLIAGPKEDFQTWGTVTAIGSLDAIDPDLSKYRYWLEGQGRFGNDTSQVSQGMLRTGLGYALSETLTMWLGYAFIPTEEPFVSDPFDEHRIWQQLLWNQPFSFGTFSSRSRLEQRFMQIGNDVGWRYRQLFKISLPLAFAPNFSLVGTNEVFIDINKTDWKSVNGFDQNRAFAGIGYNFDEHIRTEIGYMNQYIYKATAQDFMSHIISINWYLNF
- a CDS encoding L,D-transpeptidase family protein, whose translation is MTININVFKRLFIGMSFYLLCSCQLLRGPDTVSSVEFSPIREFPLFDSQSIIGVAAQIETDEKDSLLVIGRHFGLGYDEITRANSNLDPWLPEPGSTVRLPLRFIIPEAPRKGVVLNLAAKRLFLYDQKNANKVFTYPVGIGREGWETPQGLTRITAKTAKPSWTVPESIRREHAKKGDPLPRVVPAGPNNPLGDYALRLGFPGYLIHGTNKPYGVGMEVSHGCVRLYPEDIAKLFRHVAVGSQVRIVNQPFLTAWDGDTLFLQAYPPTHKDPKQVNRLVQDLMARLQKIEHESGRSIDWDKVHAAIERSDGVLTPILKGHIDDFYLTISRPSIKFKRPIPKEIDVDAWKLSVATLPNEKEARQFAAMLNHQGPPIPAHAFATRVIAGPFSNSQDAVSVKKRLLSEFSITALIMEPGKMVEIPQASQENTIFTNLLTFFD
- a CDS encoding serine hydrolase, yielding MKKMFKNSFAVIAIVTLMFTVFSVNASGKNLSLKSSAAIVMDQETGMILYEKKSQNVMPIASITKLMTAMVLLDSKPNLNKSITISKQDIDTLRHSRSRLPVGTTLTLREMMRLALMSSDNRAASALSRSYHGGKPAFVKAMNRKARALGLKNTRFRDPTGLYTENKSTARDLAKLVAYATKYPLIRTMTTTESHTQKVGKQMLKYNNTNILTKNPNWKIGLSKTGFINESGKCLVMQTWINNRPTIVVLLNSWGQLTPVGDSNRIKEWMSGISVAELQKRG
- a CDS encoding type III pantothenate kinase, giving the protein MDLLVDIGNSRVKWGYNDIRLEPGVPVIHQDSDFEARLFSTWRALPKSPRRMAISCVASNAVLDQVKTIALDLWPSMSIIQAHSVAEAYGVRNAYEFPEKLGVDRWLCLIAARHYWSEPVCIVDCGTAITIDVMDRNGCHLGGLICPGLTLMKHSLSNGTANLQLSAQSGLPVLARNTSDAIDNGALYAVIGMIKSLIADLNKPVKDLAVNNLPILQRDRLLDRQVSETGKAVVKSTRKYSRRPVNRVTEPSKKLIVPGRYLSRNPKLVLTGGDAGDIAPHLDNVSCVVPDLVLKGLSLILAE
- the birA gene encoding bifunctional biotin--[acetyl-CoA-carboxylase] ligase/biotin operon repressor BirA — its product is MTITDQQKKILGILADGEFHSGSILADTLGVSRSAVWKQLHSLTELGLEPIAVSGKGYRLERPIEFLSSEKIESVLMESVRLSISDLNIHDRLDSTNNHLINQAKCAARSGAVCLAEFQTAGKGRRGRSWVSPFGSNIYLSLLWHFHNGPSAISGLSLAVGVSVIRALASLGLSGIGLKWPNDIYWQEHKLGGILIEVTGETHGPCAAVIGIGLNIYMPDREAAMIDQAWIDLTRIMGGISISRNRLAGTLLNELLPILADYENHGLKPYLDEWRSYDCLEGRPVVIYHGDSAITGNAGGIDDNGLFRLMIADGKACCFASGEVSFSKN
- a CDS encoding PilZ domain-containing protein, with the protein product MNRDKDRRRFFRIDDQVNLYYKKVDEATASPASHMSDNVLGNCSLSAALELISQESRIMMHRLDRTVPDVADYLKLIESKIDLIAQAIMMQGTDFKEKDTRNANLSASGLAFECAEVLAVGDYLEIKMLLVSCMAVIVTYGRVIYCKPKKNPEGIYSHIIGVDYINMKEQDRELLIRHVVKRQMQKLRENKEP